Proteins from one Leptospira meyeri genomic window:
- a CDS encoding heme ABC transporter ATP-binding protein has protein sequence MTIEAIDLHYQIGSKQILTKVELEIVPGQLHVLIGRNGAGKSTLFHALCGDLNPQQGNVYLDGMDIKNYSKSELAKRRAVLTQETAITFPITSEEVIELGRHPHGKNVKRDKEIVHTCLKITNSLDKKEQNYSTLSGGERQKINFGRILAQAWETPPRYIFLDEPVSALDIPNQYKTLNVCRHMANQGYAIFMILHDLNLAALYADTITLLHKGKIIKSGTPKEVLTVENLDTAFGMKARIITSPEGNFIIPEIIGDTI, from the coding sequence ATGACAATCGAAGCAATTGACTTACATTACCAGATTGGTTCAAAACAAATTCTCACCAAAGTAGAATTAGAAATCGTTCCAGGACAACTTCATGTTCTGATAGGAAGAAATGGAGCGGGAAAATCCACTCTTTTCCATGCGTTATGTGGTGACCTAAACCCACAACAAGGGAATGTTTATTTGGACGGAATGGATATAAAAAATTATTCCAAGAGCGAACTTGCAAAAAGAAGAGCTGTCCTTACCCAAGAAACTGCGATTACTTTTCCAATTACCTCCGAGGAAGTAATCGAACTTGGACGACACCCTCATGGAAAAAACGTAAAGAGAGACAAAGAAATTGTTCACACTTGTTTAAAGATCACAAATTCCTTAGACAAAAAAGAACAAAACTACTCCACTCTCTCTGGTGGAGAAAGACAAAAAATCAACTTTGGCAGAATCTTAGCGCAAGCCTGGGAAACACCACCTCGGTACATCTTTCTTGATGAGCCAGTATCAGCTTTAGACATTCCCAATCAATACAAAACCTTAAATGTTTGTCGCCATATGGCAAACCAAGGTTACGCGATTTTTATGATTCTGCACGATTTGAATTTAGCCGCTCTATATGCAGATACCATCACTTTACTACACAAAGGAAAAATTATCAAGTCGGGCACACCCAAAGAGGTTCTTACTGTAGAAAATTTAGATACCGCATTCGGTATGAAAGCACGGATCATCACATCACCAGAAGGAAACTTTATCATTCCAGAAATCATAGGAGATACAATATGA
- a CDS encoding FecCD family ABC transporter permease: protein MKKKTIFIFGCTIFTILSAILSSLLGAMNINLENVLQKNSLESRVFFELRIPRILLGLMVGGSLAWSGSLAQGLFRNPIIDPGLIGITAGCSLFAAIAIVLGASFSFLHSIWSVVLFSFIGGILSSFLIFFFAKSKGRTDIFSLLLSGIAVNAICYSAIGILSYIANESQLRNLSLWNMGSLGGSSWSNLKSFSLFLIFPIAVSPFIANQLNVFILGEREANHLGISTELLKTITILFIGVSTGTCISLVGNIGFVGLAVPHIVRLAIGQDYRYLLFTSYILGGGLLCFADGICRVVIAPSEIPVGIATALLGSPFFLSLIRKRMPLV from the coding sequence ATGAAGAAAAAAACTATCTTCATCTTTGGTTGCACAATTTTTACGATTCTTTCCGCTATTCTATCATCGTTGCTTGGAGCCATGAACATCAACCTAGAGAATGTCCTTCAAAAAAATAGTTTAGAATCACGAGTTTTTTTTGAACTCAGAATTCCTCGGATCCTTCTTGGCCTGATGGTCGGAGGTTCCTTAGCATGGTCTGGATCTTTAGCACAAGGACTTTTTCGAAACCCAATCATCGACCCAGGCCTCATTGGAATCACAGCAGGATGTTCTTTGTTTGCCGCTATTGCGATCGTCCTTGGAGCCTCTTTTTCATTTTTACATTCTATATGGAGTGTTGTTTTATTCTCTTTTATAGGAGGGATCCTATCTTCCTTTTTAATTTTCTTTTTCGCAAAATCAAAAGGAAGAACCGATATTTTTTCCTTACTTTTATCCGGAATAGCAGTAAACGCAATTTGTTATTCTGCCATCGGAATTTTAAGTTACATTGCAAATGAGTCCCAACTAAGAAACCTATCTCTTTGGAATATGGGAAGCCTAGGTGGAAGTTCTTGGTCGAACTTAAAATCATTTTCCCTTTTCTTAATTTTCCCGATCGCCGTAAGTCCATTTATCGCAAATCAGTTAAACGTTTTTATACTAGGCGAGAGAGAAGCAAATCACCTTGGAATTTCTACCGAGCTATTAAAAACCATTACAATTCTCTTCATCGGAGTGAGTACGGGAACTTGCATCTCACTGGTAGGTAATATTGGTTTTGTTGGCCTCGCTGTTCCCCATATTGTCCGCCTAGCAATAGGCCAGGACTATCGGTACCTACTTTTCACCTCATACATACTAGGTGGTGGCTTGTTATGTTTTGCAGATGGGATCTGTCGGGTCGTCATTGCTCCTTCCGAAATTCCCGTTGGGATCGCTACTGCACTTCTTGGATCTCCATTTTTTCTGAGTTTGATTCGCAAAAGGATGCCTCTTGTATGA
- a CDS encoding heme/hemin ABC transporter substrate-binding protein encodes MNQFQTAIIKGFLVLSLSLFAFSLFAEKNHRIVSVNGTVTEIIYALKLESQLVAVDTTSYFPKQTTSLPNVGYQRTLTTEGILNLNPTQIIGLESAGPPTTIQNLKDAGIPLHLFPDEFTFDTPTKRVLEIGKLLGKEKDADVLAKTIKDQIQKLKITKTKVKVLFIYSRNPSSIFISGTGTAAHAMIHLSGATNAINEFSEYKPITSEALAKANPDIILMPEKSALGFGGEKAIWEINGMEFTRAGKEKNLIVVDDLLLLGFGPRLPFALKTLNEKWKQIE; translated from the coding sequence ATGAATCAATTCCAAACAGCTATCATAAAGGGATTTCTTGTTTTATCCCTTTCCCTTTTCGCTTTCTCTCTATTTGCAGAGAAAAACCATCGCATAGTTTCTGTTAACGGGACAGTGACTGAAATTATTTACGCACTGAAATTGGAAAGTCAGTTAGTCGCCGTTGATACTACTTCCTACTTCCCCAAACAAACCACTTCCCTTCCAAATGTCGGATACCAAAGAACATTAACAACAGAAGGGATCTTAAACTTAAATCCGACACAGATCATAGGTTTGGAATCTGCAGGCCCTCCGACAACGATTCAAAATTTAAAAGATGCTGGCATCCCTCTTCACCTTTTTCCTGATGAATTTACCTTTGATACTCCCACCAAACGTGTGCTAGAAATTGGAAAACTTCTCGGGAAAGAAAAAGATGCCGATGTTTTAGCTAAAACCATTAAAGATCAAATTCAAAAGTTAAAAATTACAAAAACAAAAGTAAAGGTTCTCTTTATATATTCAAGAAACCCGAGTTCTATTTTTATTTCAGGAACAGGAACTGCAGCTCATGCAATGATCCATCTATCTGGTGCGACAAATGCAATCAATGAATTTTCCGAATACAAACCTATTACAAGTGAAGCTCTTGCAAAAGCAAACCCTGACATCATTCTTATGCCAGAAAAGTCTGCCTTAGGATTTGGAGGAGAAAAAGCAATTTGGGAAATCAACGGAATGGAATTTACGCGAGCAGGAAAAGAAAAGAACCTAATCGTTGTAGACGACCTCCTTTTATTAGGTTTTGGTCCAAGGTTGCCTTTTGCATTAAAAACTTTGAATGAAAAATGGAAACAAATAGAATGA
- a CDS encoding HmuY family protein, whose product MKPKEEDDSAPLLYLLTGGNSNNSSCSIPANAVNTTGTYNTIVNASSACVWVYVSLKSDGVLVDSSAQWDLAFKRYNIATNSGTSGSGTGGACNSGSTNFSDTFNGSECTAVVDVKLSSAGGGPVSASSESINPVMAAPLDLTPMPAGYGTWYTYADTILTAKTNVYIVTGSEGSKYALQMLDYYSVAGTSGYPKFRWKKL is encoded by the coding sequence ATGAAGCCAAAAGAAGAGGATGATTCTGCTCCCCTTTTGTATCTTCTTACCGGTGGAAATTCTAACAATTCATCTTGCAGTATTCCGGCAAACGCAGTGAATACTACGGGAACTTATAACACCATTGTAAATGCATCGTCCGCATGCGTTTGGGTTTATGTAAGCTTGAAGTCTGATGGGGTACTTGTTGATTCCTCTGCACAATGGGATCTTGCTTTCAAAAGATATAATATAGCAACCAATAGTGGCACAAGTGGCTCAGGAACTGGAGGAGCTTGTAATTCAGGATCAACTAATTTTTCTGATACATTTAATGGTTCCGAATGTACGGCAGTGGTCGATGTAAAATTATCATCTGCTGGCGGAGGCCCTGTTTCTGCTTCTTCGGAAAGTATTAATCCTGTTATGGCTGCCCCTCTCGATTTAACTCCAATGCCGGCTGGGTATGGTACTTGGTATACCTATGCGGATACAATTTTGACTGCAAAAACGAATGTATATATCGTCACAGGAAGTGAAGGTTCTAAGTATGCATTACAAATGTTAGATTATTACAGTGTGGCCGGGACCTCTGGGTATCCCAAATTTCGTTGGAAGAAGTTGTGA
- a CDS encoding TonB-dependent receptor plug domain-containing protein: protein MIVTQFNLFSQTILPEESANKQQKHGESGVQPNEVNGDRSNIITVTGTRRRNLLKDSTITTEVITRKDIDAMGARDLSQTLGNVPGIEVRPAQAGERGQTVRLQGLSAQNVLILVDGQRTTGRFSGSIDLTRFKSENIERIEIVKGASSAIYGSDAIAGVINIITKEAQDPLYAEFRTLGGSGSEKYYGPYMEFRNYASVGAKTDKLSTLITVGWHKGEGYDLTPDATAGPRNGRYASLAPGYNPYPANTSIVNSYLFATRLPGYSPPLESTSGSAFNDMNLSNKTVYHATENLTLTSQFYYRHLDQSAVDASPPRTVYDRRNKTHDFMGAFNVDWVANKKINVNLNANYSRFQDLYTTDQRKADDLDSQQRTDNAVTEFRSRVDYKITENHVTSVGAENLQDQISSARIAPDCRRTYPNVCYEDFNPELTKGQTINGNAYRFRNAFYIQDEWRVSDKPRIQIVPGIRYDHDSIYGGEWLPKLAVRYDVTDQFRFRLANGLGYRAPSFQDLYFNFLNPGVGYRVVGSSNLKPELSRSYNFGWEWDITKRIWYSSNLFHNNVDNLIGFRTNPVRDSSGLMVYQTSNYQKATTQGIESSINIRISEIVTTSVGYTYTNTKDELTNLPLEGRGPHRWNFNVRLDEKSSGLSLSVFAVVFGKQPYYCVKNPFWCNPDLPSNFDALETLLNNQAQTNITNSLSALPAAVSDYCSENNLSYCTTNPTYGYRMVNPHTNLNLRLSQRFFGHFQWFVGVDNALDAWDLQYNPQRPRFYYFGLDGKFAFSEVKMTSVDPQVN from the coding sequence TTGATTGTAACACAGTTTAATTTATTCTCACAAACGATTTTGCCTGAGGAGTCTGCCAACAAACAACAAAAACACGGAGAATCCGGAGTTCAGCCTAATGAGGTTAACGGAGATAGGTCAAATATTATCACTGTCACTGGAACGAGACGCAGGAATTTACTTAAAGATTCAACGATCACAACGGAAGTCATTACACGAAAAGATATTGATGCGATGGGAGCAAGAGATCTATCGCAAACTTTGGGTAATGTGCCTGGAATTGAAGTGAGGCCTGCGCAAGCAGGAGAAAGGGGACAAACTGTTCGCTTGCAAGGATTATCTGCACAGAATGTCCTAATTTTGGTGGATGGTCAAAGGACAACGGGACGATTTAGTGGTTCCATTGATTTGACAAGATTTAAATCAGAGAATATTGAAAGAATCGAAATTGTAAAGGGAGCTTCCTCGGCAATTTATGGATCTGATGCGATTGCTGGTGTCATTAATATCATCACCAAGGAGGCACAGGATCCACTATACGCAGAATTCCGAACGTTAGGTGGTTCTGGCAGCGAAAAATACTATGGTCCTTATATGGAATTTCGAAATTATGCATCTGTTGGTGCAAAAACGGACAAACTATCAACTCTGATAACAGTTGGTTGGCATAAAGGTGAAGGGTATGATTTAACTCCTGATGCTACTGCGGGGCCAAGAAATGGTCGATATGCTTCACTTGCTCCAGGTTACAATCCGTATCCTGCAAATACTTCTATTGTTAATTCCTATTTATTTGCTACAAGATTACCTGGTTATTCTCCTCCTCTTGAATCTACTTCTGGCAGTGCTTTCAATGACATGAACCTTTCGAATAAAACTGTTTATCATGCAACCGAAAACTTAACTTTAACAAGCCAGTTTTATTATCGACATTTAGACCAGTCGGCGGTGGATGCATCACCACCCCGAACTGTATATGATCGCAGAAATAAGACACATGATTTTATGGGTGCATTTAATGTCGATTGGGTAGCGAATAAAAAGATAAATGTAAATCTTAATGCTAACTATTCTAGGTTTCAGGATTTATATACAACGGACCAAAGGAAAGCAGATGATTTGGACTCGCAACAAAGGACAGACAATGCAGTCACTGAGTTTAGGTCTAGAGTCGATTATAAAATTACAGAAAACCATGTGACTTCAGTTGGCGCAGAGAACCTACAAGATCAGATTTCATCTGCCCGCATTGCACCAGATTGTCGAAGAACTTATCCAAATGTTTGTTATGAAGATTTTAACCCGGAATTAACTAAGGGACAAACAATCAATGGAAATGCCTACCGCTTTCGAAATGCATTTTATATACAAGATGAATGGCGAGTATCGGATAAACCAAGGATTCAAATTGTTCCTGGAATTCGTTACGATCATGATTCAATTTATGGCGGGGAATGGCTTCCTAAACTTGCCGTTCGGTATGATGTAACAGATCAGTTCCGCTTTAGATTAGCCAATGGACTTGGATATAGAGCACCAAGTTTCCAAGATTTATATTTTAATTTTTTAAATCCTGGGGTGGGGTATAGAGTTGTTGGGAGCTCAAATTTAAAACCAGAACTTTCAAGAAGTTATAATTTTGGTTGGGAGTGGGATATTACAAAAAGGATTTGGTATAGCTCTAATTTATTTCATAACAACGTAGATAATTTAATTGGATTTAGAACCAATCCGGTAAGGGATTCCTCAGGTTTGATGGTCTATCAAACATCAAATTATCAAAAAGCAACAACACAAGGAATTGAGTCTTCTATTAACATTAGAATTTCAGAGATAGTTACAACAAGTGTGGGTTACACATATACGAATACGAAAGATGAGCTAACAAATCTCCCACTGGAAGGTAGAGGACCACATCGTTGGAACTTTAACGTTCGGTTGGATGAAAAATCAAGTGGGTTGTCTTTGTCTGTATTTGCAGTAGTGTTCGGAAAACAACCATACTATTGCGTAAAAAATCCATTTTGGTGTAATCCTGATCTTCCATCTAACTTTGATGCGTTGGAAACTTTATTAAATAATCAAGCCCAAACTAATATAACGAACTCGCTCAGTGCGCTCCCAGCGGCAGTATCAGATTATTGTTCTGAAAATAATTTATCGTATTGTACGACAAATCCAACTTACGGATATAGGATGGTGAACCCTCATACAAATTTAAATTTACGTTTGTCTCAAAGGTTTTTTGGACACTTCCAATGGTTTGTTGGTGTTGATAATGCTTTGGATGCTTGGGATTTGCAATACAATCCCCAAAGGCCTCGTTTTTATTATTTTGGATTGGATGGTAAATTTGCTTTTAGCGAGGTAAAAATGACTTCGGTAGACCCTCAAGTGAATTAA
- a CDS encoding nucleoside 2-deoxyribosyltransferase: MQTIYLAGPEVFLPNALEVLNNAKKLCERFGFDALTPFDGEVTNQIKLAKANQIFKENISLIQRSDIVIANCSPFRGACIDDGTAFEIGYAFGKGKRIFGYLKDNRSLPEIVMSKISTNAHDSGYAIDQDGYLLNEDFGNSINLMLEFSILDSGGSLVLGNLETVLKLIQGLG, from the coding sequence ATGCAAACAATTTATCTTGCGGGGCCAGAAGTTTTTTTACCAAATGCTTTGGAGGTTCTTAACAATGCAAAAAAACTTTGTGAGAGATTTGGATTTGATGCTCTCACTCCTTTTGATGGCGAAGTGACAAACCAAATTAAACTTGCTAAAGCAAATCAAATTTTTAAAGAAAATATTTCACTGATTCAAAGATCGGATATTGTAATTGCCAATTGTAGCCCGTTTCGAGGGGCTTGTATTGATGATGGTACTGCCTTCGAAATTGGGTATGCGTTTGGAAAAGGAAAAAGGATTTTTGGTTACCTAAAGGATAATCGAAGCCTACCGGAAATCGTAATGTCAAAAATTTCAACCAATGCACATGATTCAGGTTATGCGATTGACCAAGATGGCTATTTGCTAAATGAAGACTTCGGCAACAGTATCAATTTGATGTTAGAATTTTCTATTTTAGATTCAGGTGGGAGTTTGGTTCTTGGAAATTTAGAGACGGTGTTGAAGTTAATTCAAGGTTTAGGTTAA
- the recD gene encoding exodeoxyribonuclease V subunit alpha → MKQTESSYLEMAKEIIYCFPHLSEVHAEIIENLIEATQNGDLFLSITNPESIINFENRFPFYLESIGKEYRLFFQKTYSEKKQFEKNITTLVSNFSKNKAPSQEELTEIESIISHLETNFRNPLAREQKQAVIESTTSPFRIVAGGPGTGKTTVVSFILKVLDETKTLPNPNRIALVAPTGRAAQRLTESIQKNLSYFPNTEELSSLIRGQTIHNLLKIFPNITKPYYGEKRYLPYDLIIMDETSMVDIEVMNSFLQSIGENTKLILLGDPNQLPSVGQGEVLSDLLVEFKKQGKFISELKINHRSSMTSRFSQFAELVKNSFDDSDTKQNFPNPKVLESSQISGEDDFIWLQKESNPGDNVLFKDWKQNDLIHFLWTNFFLPTAVKSTTLHWEKEDLATKQNKEILDGLISEYRCLTILRNGFFGIESIHNRILDLAKKHLTSLHSNSQKIEYRHLAKSFYFEGMPVIIKRNDQIRKLFNGDIGLVLKIDSELRAVFPIENRLYSFALDTLPEHEPAFFLTIHKSQGSEYNTILIYLPPIASYQSEDLRDVPILNRRILYTAVTRAKKKVILMGDYSTWKLGLETFRKRNTGFTLT, encoded by the coding sequence ATGAAACAAACAGAATCTTCTTATTTGGAAATGGCAAAAGAGATCATCTATTGTTTTCCTCATCTCTCGGAAGTACATGCAGAGATAATTGAAAACTTAATCGAAGCAACACAAAATGGCGATCTTTTTCTTTCTATCACAAACCCAGAATCCATTATAAACTTCGAAAACAGATTCCCTTTCTATTTAGAGTCAATTGGAAAAGAATATAGGTTATTTTTTCAAAAAACATATAGTGAGAAAAAACAATTTGAAAAAAATATAACTACCTTAGTTTCAAACTTTTCCAAAAACAAAGCCCCATCACAAGAAGAATTAACAGAAATAGAGTCCATCATCTCCCATCTCGAAACAAACTTTCGGAATCCACTCGCAAGAGAACAAAAACAAGCCGTAATCGAATCAACCACTTCACCTTTTCGTATTGTGGCAGGAGGACCAGGAACAGGAAAAACAACTGTAGTTTCTTTCATCTTAAAAGTGTTAGATGAAACAAAAACTCTTCCAAATCCAAACCGAATTGCCCTTGTGGCTCCCACGGGAAGAGCCGCACAAAGGCTTACCGAATCCATTCAAAAAAACTTAAGTTATTTCCCAAACACGGAAGAACTTTCTTCTTTGATTCGAGGACAAACCATCCACAACCTACTAAAAATTTTTCCTAATATAACCAAACCATATTATGGAGAAAAGAGATACTTGCCTTATGACTTAATCATCATGGATGAAACTTCCATGGTGGACATAGAAGTAATGAATTCATTTCTTCAGTCAATCGGAGAAAATACAAAATTAATTCTGTTAGGTGATCCGAACCAATTACCTTCAGTAGGCCAAGGAGAAGTATTATCAGACCTTCTTGTTGAATTCAAAAAACAAGGAAAATTTATTTCAGAATTAAAGATCAATCATAGATCTTCAATGACTTCCAGATTCAGTCAATTCGCAGAGTTGGTAAAAAATTCATTTGATGATTCAGACACAAAACAAAATTTTCCAAACCCTAAAGTGTTAGAATCCAGCCAAATCTCAGGTGAGGATGATTTTATCTGGCTACAAAAAGAATCGAATCCAGGAGACAACGTTTTATTTAAAGATTGGAAACAAAATGACCTGATTCATTTTTTATGGACAAATTTCTTTTTACCAACAGCCGTTAAGTCTACCACTTTACATTGGGAAAAAGAAGACTTGGCCACAAAACAAAACAAGGAAATCTTGGATGGCCTTATATCGGAATATCGGTGTTTGACTATTTTAAGAAATGGTTTTTTTGGGATCGAATCTATCCACAATCGAATCCTTGATTTAGCAAAAAAACATTTAACCTCTCTTCATTCAAACTCACAAAAGATTGAATATCGCCACTTGGCCAAATCTTTTTACTTCGAAGGAATGCCCGTTATCATCAAAAGAAACGACCAAATTCGAAAACTTTTTAACGGAGACATTGGCCTCGTATTAAAAATTGATTCTGAGTTAAGGGCGGTTTTCCCCATCGAAAATCGTCTATATTCTTTTGCTTTAGACACTCTACCTGAACATGAGCCTGCTTTTTTTCTGACAATTCATAAAAGCCAAGGTTCAGAATACAACACCATTCTCATCTACCTGCCTCCCATTGCCTCATATCAATCAGAGGATCTAAGAGATGTTCCCATTCTCAATCGAAGAATTCTATACACCGCAGTAACTAGAGCTAAAAAGAAAGTAATCTTAATGGGAGATTATTCTACGTGGAAACTAGGTTTAGAGACATTTAGAAAACGAAACACAGGATTCACTTTAACCTAA